The following coding sequences are from one Mytilus trossulus isolate FHL-02 chromosome 8, PNRI_Mtr1.1.1.hap1, whole genome shotgun sequence window:
- the LOC134680868 gene encoding dnaJ homolog subfamily C member 30, mitochondrial-like, with the protein MNAKYSVGRGISSGLQGTSILYSPFCIGQTRWSSNQSKQKSPSYYYDILGITPKANQQQIKQAYYTMSKKYHPDVSPSPEAHLKFQEISQAYEVLGNSSTRRMYDRGVNRPEYARRKEEHHSDHKGGQFYQQQGFAKRGQRPMTGRTSIYDFDEYYRMHYSDNFKRKQRDIEFENLKQKIHEENMQMHNDFKPIFSFSVVLCIVCSIMYSLNT; encoded by the coding sequence ATGAATGCTAAATATTCTGTAGGCAGGGGAATTTCCTCAGGTTTGCAAGGGACTAGCATTTTATACAGTCCATTCTGTATTGGCCAGACACGATGGTCATCAAATCAAAGCAAACAGAAATCACCTTCATATTATTATGATATCCTTGGAATAACCCCAAAAGCTAACCAGCAGCAAATTAAGCAAGCTTACTACACCATGTCGAAGAAATATCATCCAGATGTCAGTCCATCTCCCGAGGCCCACCTCAAGTTTCAAGAAATTTCTCAGGCATATGAGGTATTAGGAAATTCGTCAACAAGAAGAATGTATGATCGAGGTGTCAATAGACccgaatatgctagaagaaaagaAGAACATCATTCTGACCACAAAGGTGGTCAATTTTATCAACAACAAGGCTTTGCTAAAAGGGGACAAAGGCCAATGACTGGGAGAacatcgatttatgactttgatgAATATTATAGAATGCATTATTCTGATAACTTTAAAAGGAAGCAAAGAGACattgaatttgaaaatcttaAGCAAAAAATTCATGAAGAAAATATGCAGATGCACAATGATTTTAAACCTATATTTTCTTTCTCTGTGGTTTTATGTATAGTTTGCTCAATAATGTattctttaaatacataa